A genome region from Pseudoalteromonas tetraodonis includes the following:
- the dinF gene encoding MATE family efflux transporter DinF, whose translation MKQFLIHNKAHHKSLLLLAGPMILSNITVPLLGIVDTAVIGHLGSAHYLAGIALGSTVISILFWLAGFLRMSTTGLVAQAYGKNDLTQLAALLKRSLLLASSVALILILLSPLIKHAIAYLSAANSDVLNEAYRYFSIRIFSAPAALCNLVLLGWMLGVHYGRGPFYLLLVTNITNIVLDIYFVVYLDWAVAGAAWASLIADYTALIFALLLVVQLAKKQGISLAVANWFSMEKMAGLLSLNRDIFIRSLVLQLCFSFMTFYAARIGETTLAANAVLLNFLMLVSFALDGIAYASEAKVGQAKGQQSVEKIRLWVKISVFWGMLFGILYSVFFILFGSSIIKLLTNVPEVIEEATDYLPWVIVLPILAMSCFLFDGIFVGLTRAKAMRNSMLLSATIGFFGVFWLFKEWQNNGLWLAMSCFMLMRGVTLIIKYQQLKTNNQLLD comes from the coding sequence ATGAAACAATTTCTTATACATAATAAAGCACACCATAAAAGCTTGTTGTTGTTAGCCGGTCCAATGATATTATCAAATATTACTGTGCCGTTGTTAGGAATTGTTGATACGGCAGTGATTGGTCACCTGGGGAGTGCGCATTATTTAGCGGGAATTGCCTTAGGTTCTACCGTGATCTCCATTTTATTTTGGCTTGCTGGTTTTTTAAGAATGAGCACCACTGGGCTGGTGGCACAGGCTTACGGTAAAAATGATTTAACTCAGCTTGCAGCTTTACTTAAGCGCAGTTTGTTATTGGCCAGCAGCGTAGCTCTAATTCTGATTTTATTATCCCCCCTTATAAAACATGCCATTGCGTATTTATCTGCTGCCAATAGTGATGTGCTCAATGAGGCCTATCGGTATTTTAGTATTCGTATTTTTAGCGCCCCAGCAGCGCTATGTAACTTAGTATTATTAGGCTGGATGCTCGGCGTTCATTATGGGCGAGGGCCATTTTATTTATTGTTAGTCACTAATATTACCAATATTGTACTCGACATTTATTTTGTAGTTTATCTTGATTGGGCGGTTGCAGGGGCGGCTTGGGCATCATTAATAGCGGATTACACGGCTTTAATTTTTGCTTTGCTGTTAGTGGTTCAGCTAGCTAAAAAACAGGGCATAAGTTTAGCGGTTGCAAATTGGTTTAGCATGGAAAAAATGGCAGGATTATTAAGTTTAAATCGCGATATTTTTATTCGCTCTTTAGTATTGCAGTTATGTTTTAGCTTTATGACCTTTTATGCTGCACGTATAGGTGAAACTACATTGGCAGCCAATGCGGTACTACTCAACTTTTTAATGTTGGTCAGCTTTGCGCTTGATGGAATTGCTTATGCGAGCGAGGCAAAAGTAGGCCAAGCGAAAGGTCAACAAAGTGTTGAAAAGATAAGGCTATGGGTAAAAATAAGCGTATTTTGGGGCATGTTGTTTGGCATTTTGTATAGTGTATTTTTTATATTATTTGGCAGCTCTATTATAAAGCTGTTGACTAATGTACCTGAGGTTATTGAAGAGGCTACTGATTACTTACCGTGGGTAATTGTGCTGCCAATTTTAGCAATGAGTTGTTTTTTGTTTGATGGTATATTCGTTGGTTTAACACGTGCTAAAGCAATGCGAAATAGTATGCTGTTATCGGCGACAATAGGTTTTTTTGGGGTGTTTTGGCTATTTAAGGAATGGCAAAATAATGGCTTATGGTTGGCAATGAGTTGCTTTATGCTAATGCGGGGTGTAACACTTATAATTAAATATCAGCAGCTAAAAACTAATAATCAATTACTTGATTAA
- a CDS encoding polysaccharide deacetylase family protein produces the protein MYKKLFHLVLLFLICGSLRAQAAVILQYHHVSETLPAVTSVSANTFTKHLNYLKEHNFNVIPLNELISALKQGKALDDKTLAITFDDGYNNNYEQAAPILEKFGYPYTIFVNPKLIDEQAGYVMGWDKLRELAKKGALIANHSAEHNYLHKKRENETQSQWRERTKNDILSSQQRIKEEIGHDYKYLAYPYGEFNNQLQALVTELGFIGIGQHSGAVNQHSNFSRLPRFPASGFYSKLDTLITKLNSTAFTINKLTYEDSVTTQNPPSLTINLETDDFHKSQFACYVSSVGQADLNWLNDNTVEVTSPKQLNKGRSRFNCTAPSIKKAGSYYWFSQPWVIN, from the coding sequence ATGTATAAGAAATTGTTTCATTTAGTATTATTGTTCCTGATTTGTGGTTCTTTACGTGCGCAAGCAGCTGTTATTCTACAGTATCATCACGTCAGTGAAACCCTTCCCGCGGTGACCAGTGTAAGCGCCAACACTTTTACTAAACACTTAAATTATTTAAAAGAGCATAACTTTAACGTTATTCCACTAAATGAGCTGATTAGCGCATTAAAACAAGGTAAGGCTTTAGACGATAAAACGCTCGCGATTACTTTTGATGATGGATACAACAATAACTACGAACAAGCTGCGCCTATTCTTGAGAAATTTGGCTATCCGTACACTATTTTTGTAAACCCAAAACTCATTGATGAACAAGCGGGTTATGTGATGGGATGGGATAAGCTCAGAGAGCTGGCAAAAAAAGGCGCCCTTATTGCCAACCATAGTGCCGAGCATAACTATCTGCATAAAAAGCGCGAAAATGAAACACAAAGCCAATGGCGTGAACGCACTAAAAACGACATTCTTAGTTCACAGCAGCGTATTAAAGAAGAAATAGGCCACGATTATAAATACCTTGCCTATCCATACGGAGAGTTTAACAATCAGCTACAAGCTCTCGTTACTGAACTAGGCTTTATTGGCATTGGTCAGCACTCTGGTGCAGTTAATCAACATTCTAATTTTAGCCGTTTACCACGTTTTCCCGCATCTGGTTTTTATAGCAAATTAGATACGTTAATTACCAAGCTCAATTCAACTGCTTTTACTATTAATAAATTAACCTATGAAGATAGTGTAACCACACAAAATCCACCGTCGTTAACTATAAATCTAGAGACTGATGATTTTCATAAAAGCCAATTTGCCTGTTATGTATCAAGCGTTGGGCAAGCTGATTTAAATTGGTTAAACGATAATACGGTTGAGGTGACCTCGCCAAAGCAGCTTAATAAAGGCCGCTCTCGCTTTAACTGCACCGCTCCCTCAATAAAAAAAGCAGGCAGTTATTATTGGTTTTCACAGCCTTGGGTGATCAATTAA
- a CDS encoding protein-glutamate methylesterase/protein-glutamine glutaminase has product MIKVLIIDDSALIRQLLTEILQQAKDIVVVGGAQDPYEAREMIKKYNPDVLTLDVEMPKMDGISFLKNLMRLRPMPVVMISTLTQKGSPITLEALEIGAVDFIAKPTVNVKEQMSQYADIVQQKVRVAASARVRGYKKNSAVAEPIPTNAEFLVNKVIAIGASTGGTEAIKEVLIRMPKNCPPIVITQHIPPVFSTSFAERMQRTCTINVKEAQQGDKLVAGCAYIAPGGLHLRISKQGSALYCQLDDGEPVNRHKPAVDVLFNSLLEIGAKHIVATLLTGMGSDGAKGLLALKQQGAYTLAQDEFSSVVWGMPKAAIDMGAANEVAPLEKMTQRLLNQVIKK; this is encoded by the coding sequence ATGATTAAAGTATTAATAATTGATGACTCGGCACTGATCAGACAATTGCTGACAGAGATACTGCAACAGGCAAAAGATATTGTGGTAGTAGGGGGGGCACAAGACCCATACGAAGCCCGAGAGATGATCAAAAAATATAATCCGGATGTACTAACGTTGGATGTTGAAATGCCAAAAATGGACGGCATTAGTTTTTTAAAAAACCTGATGCGCTTACGTCCTATGCCGGTTGTGATGATTTCTACACTCACACAAAAAGGTTCACCCATTACGCTTGAAGCGCTTGAGATTGGTGCAGTTGACTTTATTGCTAAGCCAACAGTTAATGTTAAGGAGCAAATGAGTCAATATGCTGATATTGTTCAGCAAAAAGTCAGAGTGGCAGCCAGTGCACGGGTTCGAGGCTATAAAAAAAATAGTGCTGTAGCAGAACCTATCCCCACTAATGCCGAATTTTTAGTAAATAAAGTGATTGCGATTGGTGCGTCAACCGGAGGCACGGAGGCGATAAAAGAAGTACTTATACGCATGCCAAAAAACTGCCCACCCATTGTAATAACGCAGCATATTCCTCCTGTATTTAGTACCTCATTTGCAGAGCGAATGCAGCGCACCTGTACCATTAACGTAAAAGAGGCACAACAAGGCGATAAGCTGGTAGCAGGATGCGCTTATATAGCTCCCGGCGGGCTACATTTACGCATTAGCAAACAAGGCAGTGCATTATATTGTCAGCTTGATGATGGTGAACCTGTAAATAGGCATAAGCCTGCAGTAGACGTATTGTTTAACTCATTACTTGAAATTGGTGCTAAGCATATTGTTGCTACCCTATTAACCGGTATGGGAAGTGATGGCGCGAAAGGTTTACTTGCGTTAAAACAACAAGGGGCTTATACGCTGGCGCAAGATGAGTTTTCGTCTGTGGTATGGGGAATGCCCAAGGCCGCTATTGATATGGGGGCTGCAAATGAAGTAGCACCGCTGGAGAAAATGACCCAGCGGTTATTAAATCAAGTGATTAAAAAATAG
- the cheD gene encoding chemoreceptor glutamine deamidase CheD: MHTQFKPVLAGFEHIKRYWDASRDRVVAKVLPGEFYVSKNDELITTVLGSCIAACIYDDKLGIGGINHFMLPIQKGERIEQAHSLSCRYGNWAMEYLINEVLKNGASRANLKVKLFGGGKIISAMTDIGIGNISFANAYIAEEALNLVAHDMGGPWPRKIFFNPHNGKVQVKKLRNLHNNTIEKREVRYLHNLEQQTKATDIELF; this comes from the coding sequence ATGCACACGCAATTTAAGCCAGTATTAGCGGGTTTTGAGCATATTAAACGCTATTGGGACGCCTCGCGAGATCGTGTGGTCGCTAAGGTATTACCAGGTGAGTTTTATGTTTCTAAAAATGATGAGCTAATCACCACCGTCCTAGGATCGTGTATTGCTGCCTGTATTTACGACGATAAGCTAGGCATAGGCGGGATTAACCACTTTATGCTACCAATTCAAAAAGGTGAGCGAATTGAGCAAGCGCATAGTTTAAGTTGTCGTTACGGTAATTGGGCTATGGAATATTTAATTAATGAAGTGCTTAAAAATGGCGCATCCCGGGCAAACTTAAAAGTAAAACTGTTTGGGGGAGGCAAAATAATTAGCGCCATGACAGATATTGGTATTGGCAATATCAGTTTTGCCAATGCATATATAGCAGAAGAAGCGCTAAATTTAGTGGCGCATGATATGGGCGGGCCTTGGCCACGAAAAATATTTTTTAATCCTCATAATGGAAAAGTACAAGTTAAAAAGCTACGTAACTTACACAATAATACGATTGAAAAACGTGAAGTGCGTTACTTACATAATCTTGAACAACAAACAAAAGCCACTGATATAGAGCTGTTTTAA
- a CDS encoding CheR family methyltransferase, whose product MKEFLLTDSDFKEVAHLVYNACGIVLGEHKREMVYSRLARRIRERKLTNFSSYLDYLKNHKDQEFDAFINAITTNLTSFFREMHHFEFIKDQLIPTLLKTNKQTKRIRIWSAGCSTGEEPYSLAMTLQGAFPSDWDVKILATDLDSNVLAKAQSGIYTAANVNGLDDALLKRWFLTSKDGQSYKVKPKLQQCISFKRLNLLQDWPMKGSFDLILCRNVVIYFDKETKDQLFNRYADILNDQGYLFLGHSETMGKEHVLFKNLGKTMYQKVAHAHAI is encoded by the coding sequence ATGAAAGAGTTTTTATTAACGGATAGTGATTTTAAGGAAGTGGCTCATTTAGTTTATAACGCCTGCGGTATTGTACTAGGAGAGCATAAGCGAGAGATGGTCTACTCACGCTTGGCAAGACGAATTCGTGAGCGAAAATTAACAAACTTTTCAAGCTACCTCGATTACTTAAAAAATCATAAAGATCAGGAGTTTGATGCATTTATCAATGCCATTACCACTAATCTAACCTCTTTTTTTCGTGAAATGCATCACTTTGAGTTTATAAAAGATCAGTTAATACCAACCCTGTTAAAGACAAATAAACAGACTAAGCGCATTCGAATTTGGTCTGCAGGCTGCTCTACCGGTGAAGAGCCCTATAGTTTAGCAATGACGCTGCAAGGAGCTTTTCCAAGTGATTGGGATGTGAAGATATTAGCCACTGATCTTGACTCTAATGTACTGGCGAAGGCGCAAAGTGGTATTTATACCGCAGCGAACGTAAATGGTCTTGATGATGCTTTACTAAAACGCTGGTTTTTAACCAGTAAAGATGGGCAAAGTTATAAGGTTAAACCTAAGCTGCAGCAATGTATTTCATTTAAGCGTTTAAACTTATTACAAGACTGGCCAATGAAAGGCTCGTTTGACCTGATTTTGTGCCGAAATGTAGTGATTTACTTTGATAAAGAGACAAAGGATCAGCTTTTTAACCGTTATGCCGATATTCTTAATGACCAAGGTTATTTATTTTTAGGGCACTCAGAAACCATGGGTAAAGAGCATGTTTTATTTAAAAACTTAGGGAAAACCATGTATCAAAAAGTAGCCCATGCACACGCAATTTAA
- a CDS encoding methyl-accepting chemotaxis protein: protein MGWFSNSKQSKSSNDLIINALHKSLAIIEFEPNGRIITANVNFLRVMGYSLAEIQGQHHSLFVSPSETQSDEYRQFWQRLNAGEFISDEFKRIGKNGKEVWIQATYNPVIDSQGQVLKVVKFATDITEQKLKAVEAAGQITAISKSQAVIEFNLDGTIIGANDNFLKTFGYQANEIQGQHHRLFVTSEYANSQEYQAFWDKLGRGEYDSGEYLRIGKQGEEIWIYASYNPIYDMNGKPFKVIKYATDITAQKELEKTSKKAADLANALKVCQASVMIADKNLNIIFVNDCIKQMFKAREKELQTVLPSFSVAGLMDIRVDEFHQELANQQERLKNLDAPYKTTLNLAGLIFDIIASPWTNQDGKCLGTIVEWQDITDEVSKADAERARAQENLRVRQALDTVATNTMIADASNVIVYMNSAVRNMMSVAQNDIRTDLPNFDSKNLLNQSIDIFHKNPAHQQNMLAKLTDTYSTEIKVGGRTFGLVANPIITTDNERIGTVVEWEDRTAEVAIEKEIAQLVGAASKGDLNARVAEQGKDGFFLRLAQGLNSLVKVVDDAVTDTGNMLDAMATGDLSKRIEKEYQGSFEKLKTDANATADKLTEVINRINTSATLVASGAEEISQGNADLSQRTEEQASSLEETASSMEEMTSTVRQNADNAKVANDLAEETCDKAIQGGEVVNKAVTSMSAINESSKKIADIIGVIDEIAFQTNLLALNAAVEAARAGEQGRGFAVVAGEVRNLAQRSAGAAKEIKELIRDSVGKVADGSALVNESGVTLQEIVVSVKRVTQMIADITQASEEQSAGIEQVNKAVSQMDEMTQQNAALVEQASAAGESMAEQANEMRRLLHFFSLGQQDMAVVSPVIRTPEISHQQQNSFVSNKSKGENFVDSAEEWEEF from the coding sequence ATGGGATGGTTTAGTAATTCAAAACAGTCTAAATCAAGCAATGATTTGATTATAAATGCATTGCATAAATCATTAGCAATAATTGAATTTGAGCCTAATGGAAGAATCATTACTGCCAATGTTAATTTTCTTCGTGTAATGGGCTACTCACTCGCTGAGATTCAAGGCCAGCACCATTCTTTATTTGTAAGCCCTAGCGAAACGCAAAGTGATGAATATCGTCAATTTTGGCAGCGTTTGAACGCGGGTGAATTTATTTCAGATGAATTTAAGCGTATTGGAAAAAATGGCAAAGAAGTCTGGATCCAAGCAACATACAATCCTGTTATAGACTCGCAAGGGCAAGTACTTAAAGTCGTTAAATTTGCAACAGACATTACTGAGCAAAAGTTAAAAGCGGTTGAAGCTGCAGGCCAAATTACCGCAATCAGTAAGTCACAAGCGGTTATTGAGTTTAATTTAGATGGAACCATTATTGGCGCTAATGATAATTTTTTAAAAACATTTGGTTATCAGGCAAATGAAATACAAGGGCAGCATCATAGATTGTTTGTTACTTCTGAATATGCAAATAGCCAAGAATATCAAGCGTTTTGGGATAAACTTGGGCGTGGCGAGTATGACAGTGGTGAGTATTTAAGAATAGGTAAACAAGGCGAGGAAATTTGGATATATGCCTCTTATAATCCTATTTACGATATGAATGGTAAGCCATTTAAAGTGATTAAGTACGCCACCGATATCACAGCGCAAAAAGAGCTAGAAAAAACCTCTAAAAAAGCGGCCGACTTGGCTAACGCATTAAAAGTATGCCAAGCAAGTGTGATGATTGCTGATAAAAATTTAAACATTATTTTTGTGAATGACTGCATCAAGCAAATGTTTAAAGCACGTGAAAAAGAGTTGCAAACTGTTTTACCTAGTTTTTCAGTCGCTGGGTTAATGGATATCCGTGTTGATGAGTTTCATCAGGAACTAGCTAATCAGCAAGAGCGACTAAAAAACTTAGATGCTCCTTATAAAACTACGTTGAATTTAGCTGGTCTTATTTTTGACATCATTGCTTCTCCTTGGACTAATCAAGATGGCAAGTGCTTAGGTACTATTGTTGAATGGCAAGATATTACTGATGAGGTGTCTAAAGCGGATGCTGAACGTGCTAGAGCGCAAGAAAACTTACGTGTTCGCCAAGCATTAGATACCGTGGCAACCAATACCATGATTGCTGATGCCTCGAATGTCATTGTGTATATGAATAGCGCAGTGAGAAATATGATGAGTGTTGCGCAAAATGATATACGCACTGACTTACCTAACTTTGATAGCAAGAACTTACTTAATCAAAGTATTGATATATTTCATAAAAATCCAGCCCATCAGCAAAATATGTTGGCTAAGTTAACGGATACTTACAGTACAGAAATTAAAGTGGGCGGCAGAACCTTTGGTTTAGTGGCAAACCCTATAATCACCACAGACAATGAGCGTATTGGGACGGTAGTTGAGTGGGAAGACAGAACCGCAGAAGTTGCTATTGAAAAAGAAATTGCTCAATTAGTCGGCGCAGCAAGCAAAGGTGATTTAAATGCACGAGTAGCTGAGCAAGGTAAAGATGGCTTTTTCTTACGTTTAGCTCAGGGTCTTAATAGTTTAGTTAAAGTGGTTGACGATGCGGTAACTGATACTGGCAATATGCTCGATGCCATGGCCACTGGTGATTTATCTAAACGGATTGAAAAAGAATACCAAGGCTCGTTTGAAAAACTTAAAACAGATGCAAATGCGACAGCAGATAAACTAACTGAGGTTATTAACCGAATTAATACATCAGCCACTTTGGTGGCCAGTGGAGCTGAAGAAATTTCACAAGGCAATGCTGATTTAAGCCAGCGCACAGAAGAGCAAGCGTCATCGTTAGAGGAAACGGCCTCTAGCATGGAAGAAATGACCAGTACAGTTCGCCAAAACGCCGATAATGCTAAAGTGGCAAATGACTTAGCTGAAGAAACCTGTGATAAGGCGATTCAGGGTGGAGAAGTGGTTAATAAAGCGGTAACCAGCATGTCTGCGATTAATGAATCGAGTAAGAAAATTGCCGACATCATTGGAGTGATAGACGAAATAGCATTCCAAACCAATTTGCTTGCACTTAATGCTGCCGTAGAGGCTGCTAGAGCCGGTGAGCAAGGCCGAGGTTTTGCGGTTGTTGCAGGTGAAGTACGTAACTTAGCGCAGCGCTCGGCAGGTGCAGCGAAAGAAATTAAAGAGCTAATTAGAGACAGTGTTGGCAAAGTTGCTGACGGTAGCGCGCTTGTGAATGAGTCAGGTGTGACGTTACAAGAGATTGTGGTATCGGTGAAACGCGTAACGCAAATGATAGCCGATATTACCCAAGCCTCTGAAGAGCAAAGTGCAGGTATTGAGCAAGTAAATAAAGCTGTATCGCAAATGGATGAAATGACCCAGCAAAATGCGGCATTAGTTGAACAAGCATCGGCTGCAGGTGAATCAATGGCGGAACAAGCCAATGAAATGCGCCGTTTACTGCACTTTTTCTCATTAGGCCAGCAAGATATGGCAGTGGTATCGCCTGTTATTCGCACACCTGAAATATCTCATCAGCAACAAAATAGCTTCGTTAGTAATAAAAGCAAAGGTGAAAATTTTGTAGACTCGGCTGAAGAGTGGGAGGAGTTTTAA
- a CDS encoding chemotaxis protein CheW translates to MFSESIALNSNIELQRKEGIKQFLTFIMAEEEYGVDILTVQEIRSWEDITALPNAPEYVKGVINLRGTIVPIIDLRLRFGLPTIEYGPLTVVIIVKVEFEQESKVMGITVDAVADVYSIAEQDAKAVPSLTQTNESEYVAGLVNVGDKMVALINLQATMNI, encoded by the coding sequence ATGTTCTCTGAATCAATAGCATTAAATAGCAATATTGAACTACAGCGCAAAGAGGGCATTAAGCAGTTTCTCACCTTTATTATGGCTGAAGAAGAGTACGGAGTAGATATATTAACGGTGCAAGAAATTCGTAGCTGGGAAGATATAACCGCACTGCCAAATGCCCCTGAGTACGTAAAAGGCGTGATTAATTTACGCGGCACCATTGTGCCAATTATTGATTTACGATTGCGCTTTGGTTTACCCACCATTGAGTATGGACCGTTAACGGTAGTCATTATTGTAAAAGTTGAGTTTGAGCAAGAAAGTAAAGTGATGGGGATCACGGTAGACGCCGTAGCGGATGTTTACAGTATTGCTGAGCAAGACGCTAAAGCAGTGCCAAGTTTAACCCAAACAAATGAAAGTGAATATGTCGCAGGGCTAGTGAATGTGGGTGATAAAATGGTCGCGCTAATTAACCTGCAGGCAACCATGAATATTTAG
- a CDS encoding chemotaxis protein CheA: MSIDLSQFFEVFFEESFEGLDVMETELLNLVPGEEDLETINTIFRAAHSIKGGSATFGFNSIANFTHVLETLLDQIREGQRNISSEHINLLLKSVDCLRALLHSLKVQEEPDLSQADSLREQFERLLGMPESEAVVAEASVEQVIINTYQIDFKPHFHLFKTGNEPLFMISELAELGELEVQAFTDVIPDIKDLTTDECFLYWRFFLNTDRDDQAIREIFEWVEDDADIKIELCGGLFNDGKAAEAAVVNEPVIETPKTVVEPKTNKPKAPTSAKAAPESTSIRVGIDKVDSLINMVGELVITQAMLNQLSEQEMTPTTVTSLQEGLAQLAHNTRDLQENVMRIRMLPINFVFSRFPRLVRDIAQKLNKEVELKLIGEQTELDKTVMEKISDPMVHLVRNSLDHGIETVEKRIAAGKDPVGKVTLNAFHQGGNIVIEIMDDGQGLNTQKIKEKAITNEVIAADSELTDDEINELIFMPGFSTADEVSDLSGRGVGMDVVKRNIQSLNGSVEVTSAAGIGSTFTIRLPLTLAILDGQLVKVAKHTYIIPLISIVESLQIDIAKVSRVGKDLDVLRLRDEYIPILRLYDIFNHQNAIESLDKTLLVVVENDNQKVGLLVDDLLSQQQVVIKSLEANYHKVDGVSGATILGDGRVSLILDISGLIKLSGLKKPGSQALSIEPSTILEDSCSLNQ; this comes from the coding sequence GTGAGTATTGATTTAAGCCAGTTTTTTGAAGTGTTCTTTGAAGAGAGTTTTGAAGGCCTCGATGTTATGGAGACTGAATTACTCAACTTAGTGCCGGGCGAAGAAGACTTAGAAACCATTAATACTATTTTTAGGGCTGCCCATTCTATTAAAGGAGGCAGTGCTACCTTTGGGTTTAATTCAATCGCAAACTTCACTCATGTTCTAGAAACATTACTGGATCAAATACGTGAAGGTCAGCGAAATATAAGCAGTGAACATATTAACTTATTACTTAAATCAGTAGATTGTTTAAGAGCCTTGTTGCATTCGCTTAAAGTACAGGAAGAGCCTGATTTAAGCCAAGCTGACTCATTACGAGAGCAGTTTGAAAGATTACTTGGCATGCCTGAAAGTGAAGCCGTAGTGGCAGAAGCCAGTGTTGAACAGGTCATTATTAATACTTATCAAATTGATTTTAAACCGCATTTTCATTTGTTTAAAACGGGTAACGAACCGCTGTTTATGATCAGTGAATTAGCTGAACTTGGTGAATTGGAAGTACAAGCGTTTACAGATGTCATACCTGATATTAAAGATTTAACGACCGATGAATGCTTTTTATATTGGCGATTTTTCTTAAACACTGACCGTGACGATCAAGCAATTAGAGAAATTTTTGAGTGGGTTGAGGACGATGCCGATATTAAAATTGAGCTTTGCGGTGGCTTATTTAATGATGGTAAAGCAGCAGAAGCTGCAGTGGTCAACGAACCTGTTATTGAAACACCAAAAACGGTTGTTGAACCCAAAACCAATAAACCAAAAGCACCAACCAGTGCAAAAGCAGCGCCTGAGTCAACTTCCATTCGTGTTGGCATTGATAAGGTCGACTCACTGATTAATATGGTTGGAGAGTTGGTCATTACCCAAGCGATGCTAAATCAGCTTAGCGAACAAGAAATGACGCCTACCACGGTGACCTCGCTTCAAGAGGGGCTTGCGCAATTAGCGCATAACACCCGCGACTTACAAGAAAACGTGATGCGTATTCGCATGCTGCCAATTAACTTTGTGTTCAGTCGTTTTCCACGTTTAGTACGTGATATTGCCCAAAAGCTTAATAAAGAGGTGGAGTTAAAGCTGATAGGAGAACAAACAGAATTAGATAAAACCGTTATGGAAAAAATATCCGATCCTATGGTGCATTTAGTAAGAAACTCATTGGATCATGGTATTGAAACGGTAGAAAAACGTATTGCAGCAGGAAAAGATCCTGTGGGTAAGGTTACATTAAATGCCTTTCATCAGGGCGGCAATATCGTCATTGAAATTATGGATGATGGCCAAGGTCTTAACACTCAAAAGATCAAAGAAAAAGCGATTACCAATGAAGTGATCGCCGCTGACAGTGAGCTAACAGATGATGAAATTAACGAACTCATTTTTATGCCAGGATTTTCTACCGCTGATGAGGTCAGTGACTTATCTGGCCGTGGTGTGGGTATGGATGTGGTTAAGCGTAATATTCAATCATTAAATGGCTCGGTAGAAGTGACATCTGCTGCTGGAATTGGTTCTACTTTTACTATTCGGCTACCGCTCACTTTAGCTATTTTAGATGGGCAATTAGTCAAAGTAGCCAAGCATACTTACATTATTCCACTGATCTCGATTGTAGAATCGTTGCAAATTGATATTGCAAAAGTAAGCCGTGTTGGTAAAGACCTAGATGTACTCAGATTACGTGATGAATACATTCCTATTTTACGTTTATACGACATTTTTAATCACCAAAATGCCATTGAATCGTTAGATAAAACCTTACTAGTTGTCGTGGAAAACGATAATCAAAAAGTAGGGTTACTTGTCGACGATTTACTTTCACAACAGCAGGTGGTTATAAAAAGCTTAGAGGCTAATTACCACAAAGTGGATGGTGTGTCGGGGGCAACGATTTTAGGTGATGGGCGTGTTTCGTTAATTTTAGATATTAGCGGCTTGATAAAGCTTTCAGGGTTAAAAAAGCCAGGTAGCCAAGCATTGAGTATTGAGCCATCGACCATCTTGGAGGATTCATGTTCTCTGAATCAATAG
- a CDS encoding response regulator, which produces MKRILAVDDSASMRQMVSFTLKTAGFDVTEAKDGSEALAIAKQQGFDAVISDVNMPVMDGITLIRELRGLPNYKFTPLLMLTTESGMDKKVEGKAAGATGWIVKPFNPDQLLAVLKKVIR; this is translated from the coding sequence ATGAAAAGAATATTAGCTGTAGATGATTCTGCATCAATGCGTCAAATGGTGAGTTTTACGTTAAAAACAGCAGGGTTTGATGTTACCGAAGCCAAAGACGGTAGTGAGGCATTAGCGATTGCCAAGCAGCAAGGTTTTGATGCAGTTATTTCTGATGTAAATATGCCTGTTATGGATGGGATCACGCTTATTAGAGAGTTAAGAGGGCTTCCGAATTACAAGTTTACACCGCTACTTATGTTAACCACAGAATCGGGTATGGATAAAAAGGTAGAAGGGAAAGCTGCTGGGGCAACAGGGTGGATTGTAAAGCCCTTCAATCCAGATCAACTATTAGCCGTGCTAAAAAAAGTAATCCGCTAA
- a CDS encoding STAS domain-containing protein yields MLKLPNELSIVHVEVLHQDLLSELNNSRDICLDISDVMSADTASVQLLCALQKHLLTINQKIAWVGSSDALTNAIDQLGLSEYLAPESTI; encoded by the coding sequence ATGCTTAAACTACCAAACGAACTTTCAATTGTTCATGTTGAAGTTTTACATCAAGATTTATTAAGCGAACTTAATAATAGCCGAGATATTTGCTTAGATATTAGCGATGTAATGTCTGCTGATACGGCCTCGGTTCAACTTTTATGTGCCCTACAAAAACATCTCCTTACTATTAATCAAAAAATTGCCTGGGTTGGCAGTAGTGATGCATTAACCAATGCCATTGATCAACTCGGTTTAAGTGAATACCTAGCACCAGAAAGTACTATTTAG